A genomic stretch from Telmatocola sphagniphila includes:
- a CDS encoding flagellar basal body P-ring protein FlgI: MKPCYLLLASLFLVGTGCVDSKVTRARIDSEPTKEAVVKTIGDVSTIGNAVPIPVSGVGLVVGLDGNGGSAPPGIYRSMLEDYLKKKGFDNVRDILESPNHSMVMLTSVIPPGSRKDDMLDIQVTLPEGSKTKSLRGGHLELCYLMTYETQQNVRQMMASNPDAKAAGNNRLLQGDKLIYAEGPLAAPNLDKNDPEAEWKTAWVWAGGKLQASNCFHVLMNPDQQRYAVTQEAANRINEVFHGQGEDRVAVAKTKDTIIIAVPSIYRLNVPHFLRVLRNIPLDSRQLTNNYKQTWEDQLKEPATTVAAALRLEAMGQDSIPILKTGLESTYPLVRFAAAEALCYLGYAGAADELGKLTEEHPSMQAYALTALASLNEAACYYKLQDLLASTIPEVRYGAFRALREQDPNQEIIRGTKLNKSFYLHKVALNSLPMVHLLNDKRSEVVLFGDTPALIAPFSFAIGTELTVSAKVEDNTVTINRFSVKHGNQVEQCPLNLEAIIRTMAGMGAGYSEVVQLVKLADKTHCLNCKLAVQALPKSLRIQELGESGKNDPTLKTEAELMQKAQSKGEGTALFDNSSKSKEVTKK, translated from the coding sequence ATGAAGCCTTGTTATCTTTTGCTCGCCAGCCTGTTTCTGGTAGGCACAGGTTGCGTCGACTCCAAAGTCACCCGAGCCCGCATCGACAGCGAACCCACCAAAGAAGCCGTCGTTAAAACCATCGGCGATGTCTCGACCATCGGTAACGCCGTACCCATCCCGGTCAGCGGTGTGGGATTGGTAGTCGGGCTCGACGGTAATGGCGGCAGTGCCCCTCCGGGTATCTACCGGTCGATGCTCGAAGATTATTTGAAAAAGAAGGGCTTCGATAACGTCCGCGACATTCTCGAATCACCCAATCACTCGATGGTCATGCTGACCTCGGTCATTCCGCCCGGCTCGCGGAAAGACGATATGCTCGATATTCAAGTCACCCTGCCCGAAGGCAGTAAGACCAAGAGCCTGCGCGGCGGCCATCTCGAACTCTGCTACTTGATGACCTACGAAACGCAGCAAAACGTCCGACAGATGATGGCTTCCAATCCGGATGCCAAGGCGGCCGGCAATAATCGACTGTTGCAGGGCGACAAGCTGATTTACGCCGAAGGCCCTCTAGCCGCCCCTAACCTGGATAAGAATGATCCTGAAGCGGAATGGAAAACCGCCTGGGTTTGGGCGGGAGGAAAACTTCAAGCTTCCAACTGCTTCCACGTTCTGATGAATCCCGATCAACAGCGCTACGCCGTTACTCAGGAAGCCGCCAACCGCATCAACGAAGTGTTCCACGGTCAAGGCGAAGATCGCGTTGCAGTCGCCAAAACCAAGGATACGATCATCATCGCGGTACCGAGCATCTACCGTCTGAATGTGCCACATTTCCTCCGGGTGTTGCGAAACATTCCTCTGGACAGTCGGCAGTTGACCAACAACTACAAGCAAACCTGGGAAGATCAGTTGAAGGAGCCGGCCACGACGGTGGCAGCGGCTTTACGACTTGAGGCGATGGGGCAGGACAGCATTCCCATTTTGAAGACGGGGCTGGAGAGTACCTATCCCCTTGTTCGATTTGCGGCCGCGGAAGCCCTCTGCTATCTGGGCTACGCCGGTGCCGCTGATGAACTGGGCAAGCTGACCGAGGAACATCCTTCGATGCAAGCCTACGCTCTCACAGCACTCGCTTCTTTGAATGAAGCCGCCTGCTACTACAAGCTTCAGGATTTGCTGGCCTCCACGATTCCCGAAGTTCGCTACGGGGCCTTCCGGGCCTTGCGCGAGCAGGATCCTAATCAGGAAATCATCCGAGGCACCAAACTGAACAAATCCTTCTACCTGCATAAGGTCGCTCTGAACTCTCTGCCCATGGTTCACCTGCTGAACGATAAGCGAAGCGAAGTAGTGCTCTTCGGCGATACGCCAGCTCTGATTGCTCCCTTCTCTTTTGCGATCGGCACGGAATTGACGGTCTCGGCAAAAGTGGAAGACAATACGGTTACGATCAATCGCTTCTCGGTGAAGCACGGCAATCAGGTCGAACAGTGTCCGCTGAATCTGGAAGCGATCATTCGCACGATGGCTGGCATGGGCGCGGGATATTCGGAAGTCGTACAGCTCGTGAAGCTGGCGGATAAAACCCACTGTCTGAACTGCAAGCTGGCGGTCCAGGCCCTGCCGAAGTCGCTGCGAATTCAGGAGCTGGGAGAATCGGGAAAGAACGACCCCACCCTCAAGACCGAAGCGGAACTGATGCAGAAGGCCCAGAGTAAGGGAGAAGGCACAGCCCTGTTCGACAATAGTTCGAAATCCAAGGAAGTGACGAAGAAATAA
- the gluQRS gene encoding tRNA glutamyl-Q(34) synthetase GluQRS — MSLPPVIGRLAPSPTGFLHLGNARTFLIAWLHARQRGGQMILRIEDLDAPRVKPGYAEAQIDDLKWLGLVWDREPIFQSQRLEYYRAALQKLKEQELVYPCTCTRKDIEQSASAPHADNEPPLYPGRCAHRQAADADKLTVPYAWRFRFTEAPEFLDLFHGSVRLSAPAIGGDFVIWRGEIPSYQLAVVVDDAAQGVTEVIRGDDLIFSTPRQLGIFAALKQKPPRYGHVPLLLDSQGKRMAKRNDSTRLSNLRSAGVRSEDVIGRLAYSCGYLDTPIAISAQELLGICDASKLKIRPPLKV, encoded by the coding sequence ATGAGCCTACCTCCGGTGATCGGCCGCCTAGCTCCTTCCCCAACGGGTTTTTTGCACCTGGGCAACGCCCGGACTTTTCTGATCGCCTGGCTGCATGCCCGACAGCGGGGTGGTCAGATGATTCTCCGGATAGAAGATCTCGATGCACCGCGAGTCAAACCTGGATACGCCGAAGCCCAAATCGACGATCTGAAATGGCTGGGACTGGTTTGGGACAGGGAGCCTATTTTTCAAAGCCAGCGCCTGGAATACTACCGGGCCGCATTGCAAAAGCTGAAGGAACAGGAACTCGTTTACCCCTGCACCTGCACACGGAAAGATATCGAACAATCGGCCAGCGCTCCGCATGCCGATAATGAACCGCCTTTGTACCCGGGACGTTGCGCCCATAGACAGGCTGCGGATGCGGATAAGCTGACAGTTCCCTATGCCTGGCGATTTCGCTTTACTGAAGCTCCGGAATTCCTCGATCTGTTCCATGGCTCCGTTCGACTTTCTGCACCGGCCATTGGCGGGGATTTCGTGATCTGGCGCGGGGAGATACCTTCCTATCAGTTGGCGGTTGTAGTCGACGATGCCGCTCAGGGCGTGACGGAAGTCATTCGAGGGGATGATCTGATTTTTTCGACACCTCGTCAATTGGGTATCTTTGCCGCTCTGAAGCAGAAACCGCCCAGGTATGGGCATGTGCCTTTACTATTGGACTCTCAAGGGAAGCGCATGGCCAAGAGAAACGATTCCACGCGGTTGAGCAATCTTCGATCGGCGGGAGTCCGTTCAGAGGATGTCATTGGTCGGCTGGCTTATTCGTGCGGTTATCTGGACACACCGATAGCGATCAGCGCTCAGGAATTACTCGGCATTTGCGATGCATCAAAATTGAAAATCCGGCCCCCTCTGAAGGTATAG
- a CDS encoding DUF933 domain-containing protein, giving the protein MKVGLVGYAGSGKTTVFQWLTGVEPDPAKIQQGQMGMAAVPDERLSKMIAKFKPKKHKFAEIAFLDTPGLMTGEKKDNPRRLGILREADGLVIVLDGFTGASLLDQLQRFREELIFADLELVLNRIDKLKVQIKKNKPVKEREADEAELVLMQRIQEALEAGKTSKSLGLKDEEEKIIRSFQLFTLKPEIVFINQGDSGINEPLPGELRAAARKIVKAPVKLEVELKELDEESRQVFMADLGITGSFHDTVLREISQAMNRIVFFTVGEDECRAWAIDQGTPAVLAAGAIHTDLSRTFIRAEVVSYDDFLKSGYEEKNCKANGTFRLESKEYIVQDGDIMHIRANS; this is encoded by the coding sequence ATGAAAGTGGGCTTGGTAGGATATGCCGGTTCCGGCAAAACAACAGTATTCCAATGGTTGACGGGAGTTGAACCCGACCCGGCAAAAATTCAGCAGGGGCAGATGGGCATGGCGGCCGTTCCGGACGAGCGCCTCTCCAAAATGATTGCCAAGTTCAAGCCGAAGAAGCACAAGTTTGCCGAAATCGCCTTTCTCGACACTCCCGGTTTGATGACGGGGGAGAAAAAGGATAACCCACGCCGACTTGGTATTCTGCGCGAAGCGGACGGGCTGGTGATTGTGCTCGATGGGTTTACCGGAGCCAGCCTGCTCGATCAGCTGCAGCGTTTTCGCGAAGAACTGATCTTCGCCGATCTGGAATTGGTGCTGAACCGGATCGATAAACTCAAGGTGCAGATCAAGAAGAATAAGCCGGTGAAAGAGCGAGAAGCGGACGAAGCTGAGCTAGTGTTGATGCAGCGAATTCAGGAAGCCCTGGAAGCCGGAAAGACATCCAAATCGCTCGGTTTGAAAGACGAGGAAGAAAAAATCATCCGCAGCTTCCAGCTCTTCACCTTGAAGCCGGAGATCGTCTTCATCAATCAGGGCGATAGCGGTATCAACGAACCGCTTCCCGGCGAGTTGCGGGCCGCGGCGAGGAAAATTGTCAAAGCCCCGGTGAAACTCGAGGTCGAACTCAAGGAATTGGATGAGGAATCGCGTCAGGTCTTCATGGCCGATCTGGGAATCACCGGCAGTTTCCACGATACGGTTCTGCGCGAGATTTCACAGGCGATGAATCGGATCGTCTTTTTCACAGTGGGAGAGGATGAGTGCCGGGCTTGGGCGATCGATCAGGGTACACCCGCGGTACTCGCCGCAGGAGCAATTCATACTGATCTCTCGAGAACCTTCATCCGCGCGGAAGTGGTCAGCTACGATGATTTTCTTAAGTCCGGTTACGAAGAGAAAAATTGCAAAGCTAACGGGACCTTTCGTCTGGAATCGAAAGAATACATTGTTCAAGATGGGGACATCATGCATATTCGCGCGAACTCCTGA